The Nostoc sp. NIES-3756 DNA window TAGGATCGTGGGCAATGACAGTATCTCTATCTTGTATCCAAACAGGTTGGTTGGTAGATGATTCTGAACTCATAATTAGCAAATTCCTATTAGCTTGTTTGCCATGATTAATTGTGAAACTTAGACAAATTTGAAATTGCTTCAATGCTGAATTAAACTACAGCAGAATTAGCAATAAAAAACTGTTGCAGCTTTTATTTTTAAGGTACTTAAACCTTAAACTTTAATAATTATAAGTTTGTAATCCAATATTGTTGGATTGTGATGTTTGTCACAATCTTTACTAATTGTTTATGCCCAGAATAGAAAATACCATATATTGAAATTAATATCAAATAGATTTTGGTTGATCATAAAAATTTCCCAGTACATAAACTTACTGGGACTAGATATAAATAATTTCACTATATTTGATATCAGAAAATAATCAGATGACTAAGGCAACTTCTTGAGATGTATGCTTAAAATCTCTTGGATGTTTTTATGTACACTTTCCTTACTCAAACTACCGTCAATCCTGATGATGCGTGAAGAAGAAGATTTGGCTAAATCTGCATAACCTTGTTGTACACGACGATGGAAAGCCATAGTTTCCTGTTCTATCCGGTCTAATCCTACATTTTCCCCACGTTTGCGGGCTAGTCCAACTTCGACATCCACATCTAGCCAGATGGTGATGTCGCTGGATAACCCACCCGTGGCGATGTTGTTAAGTTGATGAATTAAGTTCATTTCTAAACCGCGACCATAACCTTGGTAGGCAATGGTAGAGTCAATATAGCGATCGCATAAAACATATTTACCCTGTGCCAACTGCGGTTTCAGTTCCTGGGCTACATGTTGCGATCGATCAGCAGCGTACAATAATAACTCTGTCACCTCAGAAATGGGTTTATCCTCTGATTTCTGTAACAACAACCGCCGCAAATCTATACCTAACTCTGTTCCCCCTGGTTCACGGGTAAGAAATACAGAACTCCCCAAACTCTGCAACCACTCTGCACAAAGCTGCATTTGGCTAGTTTTGCCACAACCTTCTACCCCTTCAAATACGATGAATTTGCCACCCATGCTGTTTTTCTGTTCGCCGACGTTTTAATACGCTACCAGCAAAACGCCCAACGATAGGAATAGTTTTTTTAAATTACAATTCCTCTACACAAAATGGTATTGGTGAGTTAGCAACAGCAAATTAATGAAGATGTCGAGTTTGTGGAAAAATCGAGCGTGAACTTAGGTGTATTATTTCATCCATAATACTGTATTGATGATCAGGTTGGTACTAGGAATTGTCTCGGATTTTTTTTACACTCACAGTCCGCTCGAAAAAAGTTCATGTTGCTGTATCGCTGTTCAAGTTAGCAGTTTTTACCTCTACAAAAGCTTCTCGACCTGTAATTAATCTAGAACGACGATTCCGAGTAATATAATTCCACCCCCACTGAAATACAACTAATATTTTAGTGTCAAACTCGATTAAGAAGTAGATGTGAACTAAGAGCCAAAATATCCAACCAAGGAAACCTTGAAGTTTGATAAAACCTAAATCTACAACAGCTAAATTTTGCCCAATCATAGCCAGATTACCTACATCGTTATAATGAAATTCTGGCAATGTACGACCTTTCAACCGTCGTTTAATAAGTTTAGCTACATACTCTCCTTGTTGTTTGGCTACGGGTGCGACACCAGGTAAAGGTTTACCATTTTGATGAGAAAAGTTACCTAAATCTCCCACTACAAAAATGTTTTTATAACCCCTGATAGTCAAGTCGGGTTCCACTATCACACGCCCGGCGTGATCACATTCTACATCTGTACGTTCAGCTAAAATTTGCCCCATTGGAGACCCTTTTACACCTGCGGCCCACAAGATTGTTTTTGAGGTAATTTGTTTAATTTCTCCGTCTTGCTTGAAGGTAACAGTGTCATTTTCAATATTTGTTACCCTGGTGTTAGTGTGGATAATTACACCTAAACTTTGCAAAGATTCTTGTGCTACTTGCGATAACTCTGGCGCGATATGTGGGAGGATGCGATCGCCTCCTTGTAATAGTAAAATCTTGGTTTCTGAGGTGTCAATGTTGCGGAAATCTTCTTTGAGAGTTTTGTATGCTAACTCGGCGATCGCACCTGCTAATTCTACACCTGTTGGGCCTGCTCCTACAATTACAAAAGTTAACAAAGTATGGCGTGTTTCGGGGTCAGTTGCTTTTTCTGCTGCTTCAAATGCCGAAAATATGCGGCGACGTATTTCTATGGCATCTTCAACAGTTTTCAAACCAGGAGCAATGTCTTTCCAGTTATCTTTACCAAAATAGGAATGATTAGCGCCTGTGGCAACAACTAATGTATCATAATGTACTACTTGATCATCTAAAATAACTTTTTGCCCTTTTGGATCAATATCCTTTACTTCTCCCAATAAGACTTGTGTATTCTTGCTTTTCCTGAGTACAGATCGCAATGGAGAGGAAATATCAGCAGGTGATAATGTACCTGTTGCTACTTGATATAAAAGCGGCTGAAATAAGTGAAAGTTACGTTTATCGATAAGAGTAATATTTACATTTGCTGTGTCTAGAGTCTTTGCTGTGTATAGTCCACCAAATCCACCACCAACTATGACAACCTGATGCGGTGCATTATTCTCAACTGAAACTTCCATGAAACATATGTCCTTGTGTTAAGAGCGCTGTTACTTTTCTTAACAAAGATGTACCAGAATTATGATAAGTTTGCCGTTTAACAAGAACAATTTAAAAAATGCTAAAAGTAGCCAAAGTTATTGCTAAATATATGATTAACAGTGGACAGTTTATTCTACAGAAATAGCTACATAGATTAGGGCATAAATAAATAATCAAATGCTTCTATGTACTCTGTAAATAAACTAATAAACTATCACCTATAAGAATTGCATAAACCCCTGAATAACCACTTTTAGCAAAGAAACTAGAATCATACAACTTGCCTGTAAATTGTACGTAACCATCTGCTTGAGTAAAACTTGCAAGTAGTGTTGAAAATTCTACAATCTATAGAATTGCGATCGCTATCGATTTTAATCTAGTCAGCAACTAAACATTCAACCCTATGAAATGATACATTAAGGCAAAAGAGAGACAAGTCACTACTACATAGCTTGTTTGCCTTTAATTTGTTGGTTTTGGTGCATTCCCTGTAAGCTTCATGTCACAAGACAATCGTCCCGAACAACCCAATCAACCCCGTCAAAGGGTAGTCCAGCCTGTTTGGAAAGCTGGAATTATCCGTGTGCTACGAGGGACGATAGGTGTTTTAGAAACCACAGTAGAGAAGTTGGAGACAGCACCACCTCCTGGTGCAGAAGGAACTCCCAGCTTTTTACAGCAATTGGAAACAAGATGGAGTAGGTTTTTACTGAAAACCCGTGCATTTATTCCATCTAATTTATCAAACAAGTTATCAGATACAGCCTTAACCGGGATTATTGCTGGTATCGCCGTGGTTTTATTGTGGACAACTACCAATATCTTCACCAACAAACCTACCGAAGTTGCCACCCTTCCCCCAGTAGAGGAAGTTCCCACACCCACACCAACAATTAGCACTCCACCAGAAACAAGCACACCAGAACCATTACCAGCAGAGGAAATCACCCCAGAACCAGAAGCACCTACTCCGTCTCCAGAACCAGAAGCACAAACCCCACCACCAGAACCAGAACCAACACCAACGGCAACACCAACGCCAGTTATACAATTAACCCCAGAACAAGTCTTGATTGCAGCCATTGAAAATCAAGTGGCAGAAATTAGCGATCGCATCGCCCCCAGCATCGTAAAATCAATTCAAGCTAACTTCCGCACCAGTAGCTTAACTGTAAAAATCAACGATGACTGGTATACACTCAAAGAATCAGAGCAAAATCAAATAGCATCCCAAATACTACAACGTTCTCAAGAATTAGATTTTGCCCATTTAGAAATCCTCGATTCTCAAGATAAATTAATAGCACGCAACCCAGTCATTGGCAACGAAATGATAATCTTTCAAAGGTGAGTCATTAGTCATTAGTCAACAGTCAACAGTCAACAGTCAACAGTCAACAGTCAACAGTCAACAGTCAACAGTCAACAGTTATTAATTATTCTCCTCTACTCCCCACTCTCCCCCCTCTCCCTCATCTCCCCCACTCCCCACTCTCCCCACTCTCCCCACTCTCCCCACTCTCCCCCCTCTCCCTCATCTCCCCCACTCCCCACTCCTTACTCCCTAATTACTTGATGAGGTATCCACACGGTAAAAATTGAACCAATCCCTACAGTTGATTCAACTTCAATACGTCCTCGATGTAGTTCTACCAATTGTTTAGTTAACGCTAAACCTAACCCTGTCCCTTCGTAGCGGCGGCGATAGGGTGTATCGAGTTGTTGAAATTTTTCAAATAATAGAGGTAATTGTTCTTCAGGAATACCTATACCTGTATCTTCTACTTGAAAGATAGCGGTGTCATCTTCTACCCAAATCCGCAAGGTAACGTTACCATCTTCTGGTGTAAATTTAATGGCATTAGTTAATAAATTCCAGAGAATTTGTTCTATTCTGGTAACATCGGCGGTGAAGCGATCGCGTCTTGGATCTATTTGTAAATCTAGTTTCAGATTTACTTGTTGAGATATAGCTTTATCTAGCAAAGAATTTATCGTATTTTCTGCTATCTGAGCTAAAGAAAATTCTCCAATATTTAAAACAGCTTTTCCTGCCTCTATTTGAGATAAATCGAGGATATCGTTAATCATATCTAACAAATGTTCACCACTGTCGTGGATTGTTTGTAGATAATCTCTTTGTCGTTGACTTAACTCACCTATAGGCCAACGTAATAAAGTAGAAGACATCCCAATTACATAAGTTAAAGGTGTGAGTAATTCGTGACTAATAGTAGCTAAAAATTCACTTCTGAGACGACTGGCTGCTTCCGCCGCTAAAAGGGCATCGCGTAAAGCCATTGTCCGTTCAATTACGCGCTGTTCTAAAGTTTGTTTTTCTTGAGTGAGCGTTCGCGCAGCGTCTCGCAAAGATCGCATTAATTCTGCCTGATGAATGGCGATCGCTAATTGTTCGGCAACTGAAATTAATAAGTTTTTGTCACTTTCAGACCATTGGCGAGTACTATAACATTGATGGGCAATTAATAGACCCCAAAGTTTATCTTCAAAAATAATCGGTGCTACCAACTTCGCCCTAACTTGGCTTTCCCTGAGGAAATTTAACAAACATTCTTCTAAAGCGTAAGCTTTTTCCACATCATCTATAACTAAAGTAAAACCTTGACGGTACTTTTCCCAACATGAAGAACTACGCCCAAAGCAAGTTTGTTCTTGATAATGTAATACTGATGGGACTGCCTCTGTAGCCAGAGCTTCATAAACTATGCAACCCTCATATTTTTGCCAGTCTTGAGTTTGAGGTGGCGTAGAGTTTTGGTTTTTGACTTTAGCACCTTCAAATTTATATATTACCAGCCTGTCTAATTCCAAAAACTCCCGGACTTGAGCGATCGCTGTTGCCATAATTACAGGCAAATCTAAGCTTTTGCGAATTTGCGTATTTACTTGATTTAACAGTCGCTCTTGAGAAATTTGTTTTTTCAAAGCATCTTCGACCGCTTGACAAGCATACACTTCTTGTTGATTATTTACACTGGGGGAGGCTGTCACTTCCTCGCTTTGTTTAGGTAAGAGATGTTCTAATAACAACAAAGTAAATTGGCTTTGGAGTGTAGCATCATTAGGTTTAAGAATTTGGCGATAGCGTTCAAGATGCTGGTGAGTGTAGGAATCATGCCTAAACAAGTCTCGCAACTTCGACACAAAGGAGGCGATCGCCTCTGAATTAAATGTCAAACTGGCATTAACTTGTGTGAGTGCGGTGTTGAGCCAGGGTGGAGTGTTGATGGATGAGTAAACTTCTTCCTCTTGATTTGCTCTTATGCCCGTGACATTTGGATTCGTAGAGGGAGGCATAGCCACAACCCAAGTTTGGGATTCGACTTCCGTTTGCTCCCAGTTACCCAGCAAAAGCGCACTAAATCGCTCAGAAACCAGCAAGGTAAACCTCTGACTTTGCCATTCTTTTGGGGCGCGCACCCGTGACAACAAAGCTTCTGTCAGCAACAAAGTGGTAGTTTCCACCGATTGAGCCATCTGTTGCAATAATTCTCCAAGTTGATTGAATACAACCAAAGGCAAATTTCGAGAAAAGCTCAAATCAGGAGAACTCAGCATTTTTAATAGTCTAGTAAGAGGGGCTGGGCTGACAAATTATTTGATTATCTTCTAACCAACAGTTTAAAGCGGTAATAAAGGATTATGCATCGTATAAGTACCACATCGGTAGGATGGAATCAGTCAGAAGGTATTATTTTCCTAGAACAAACCCCAGCTCCGGTTGTGTTGATTACGGCTGCTGATACCGATATTCAAACCTTGGCAGCTGCAATCCCCAAATTACCTACTAAATTTCCTGCAATCAGAGTAGCTAACTTGTTGCTATTACAACAACAAATAAGCATAGATACTTATGGTGAACAAGTTTTAGAACATGCTCAAGTAATCATTTTGCGTCTATTAGGAGGGCGTTCCTATTGGGCATATGGTTTAGAAGTTGTGCAAGAAATCGTGCAACGTAACAATATAACCTTAATTGTAATGCCAGGAGACGATGCACTCGATCCTGACTTGATCTCCCAGTCTACCTTGCCTATAGCTACTGTTAACCAAATTTGGCAGTATTTTAACGAAGGTGGCGTAGAAAACTTTGTGAACGCCCTGCAATTTATTTCCGACATATCTTTAGTAACTACATATAATCCGCCAGCACCACAGAGAGTTCCTCGCGTTGGTATCTATGGAGAGTGGGGAGTGGAAAGAGATGGGGGAGTAGGGGAAGTAGAGGGAGATGGGGAAGAATTACTACTTACCTCATCTCCCTCATCCCCCTCATCTCCCTCGTCCCCACTCCCCAAAGTAGGCATCCTTTTCTACCGCGCTCACTACTTGGCAGGAAATACTAAAGTAATTGAGGCATTGTGTACGGCTTTGTGGCAGAAAAATTTACACCCTGTACCAGTTTTTATTTCTTCTTTGCGTGATCCTGAAGTACAAGAAGAGTTGATTGAGTTTTTCCAACCCAAAGACTCACCGCAAATTGCCGTTCTACTCAACACCACAAGCTTTTCCTTAGCACGTTTAGAAACTGAAACACCCCAAACTGAACTTTGGGAAAAATTGGATGTGCCAGTGTTACAAGTTATTCTCAGTGGCGGGTTTGCTGAACAATGGGAAGCGCAGTTAAATGGACTGTCTCCCCGCGATATAGCGATGAATGTCGCCTTACCAGAAGTAGACGGGAGAATTATTAGCCGCGCCGTATCATTTAAGTCTGTACAAACCCGCAATCCTGATTTAGAAACAGATGTGGTAGTGTATGAACCAGTGAGCGATCGCATTGAATTTGTTGCCCAACTCGCCGCCAAATGGGTACACCTCCGCTCACAGCCACCCCAACAACGCCGCATCGCCCTAATTTTGGCAAACTACCCCAACCGTGACGGCCGCCTAGCTAACGGTGTTGGATTAGACACACCACAAAGTTGTGTAGAAATTCTCAAAGCTTTACAGCAAGCCGGGTATTTAGTAGAAAATCCACCCATTAATGGCGACGAATTAATTCAACGATTAACTTCTGGTGTCACCAACGACCCAGAAGGCAGAGAATTACGACCAGTACAGCAAAGCCTCTCAGCCCAAGAGTATCAAAAATATTTCGCTTCCTTACCTGTAGCCGTACAACAGGGTATTAACGAGCGTTGGGGAGTGGGGAATGGGGAGTGGGGAGTAGGGGGAGATGGGGAAGAAATTTTACTTACCTCATCCCCCCAATACCCTGTCCCTGGCATTCAACTAGGCAACATCTTCATAGGCATTCAACCATCACGGGGTTATGATAACGACCCCAGTTTGAATTATCATGCACCGGATTTAGAACCTACCCATGCTTATTTAGCCTTTTATTATTGGGTGAGGGAATGTTTTGGTGCTGATGCAATTATTCATGTCGGCAAACATGGGAATTTAGAATGGCTCCCTGGTAAAAGCTTGGCTTTATCGGAGAATTGCTATCCCGAAGTAGCCTTCGGCCCGATGCCTCACCTGTACCCGTTTATTGTCAATGACCCTGGTGAGGGTTCACAAGCCAAGCGTCGCGCTCAGGCGGTGATTATCGACCATCTTACACCCCCCATGACCCGTGCTGAGTTATACGGGGCTTTGCAAAAGCTAGAGAATTTGATTGATGAGTATTATGAAGCAGAAAGTTTAGATCCTTCCCGCTTGGTAGCAATTCGCGATCGCATCCGTGATTTAGTCATTCAAGAAAATCTTTATAAAGATTTAGGCATTCAACACGAAGAAGATATCATCAACTTTGAATCTCTAATATTGAACTCATTAGATGGATATCTCTGCGAATTAAAAGAAGCCCAAATCCGAGACGGTTTACACATATTTGGGCAGTGTCCTCAAGGCAGACAACTAACAGACTTAATAGTTGCGATCGCCCGCATCCCCAACCGCCACTCCCCAGGCATCACCAGAGCCTTAGCCGAAGCTTGGGGCTTAGACTTCGACCCCCTTATCGACAACTTCACCACCCCATTATCTACACAGGATCAAAAACTCTTAGCCGACAAAACCCCAAACCCCTGCCGCACAGTCGGCGATGCTGTCACAGTCTTAGAAGAACACGCCGCCCAATTAGTAGAAAACCTGATCAATTCAAAATTATCTCCCCCCACTCCCTCATCTCCCCCTACTCCCCCTACTCTCCACTCCCCACTCAGCACTACCCTAAACTGGATCACCACCAAACTCCTCCCCTCCCTCCAACAAACCCACGCAGAAATTACCAACCTCCTACATGGGCTAGATGGTGGATACATCCCCAGTGCTGCATCTGGCGCACCCACACGCGGAAGACCAGAAGTCTTACCCACAGGTAAAAACTTCTACGCCGTAGATATCCGCGCCATCCCCACAGAAACAGCTTGGGATATTGGCAGAAAAGCAGCTGAAAACGTAATTGAATGCTACACCCAGGAACATGGCGAGTATCCGAAAACTATAGGCTTATCAGTTTGGGGAACCGCAACAATGCGGACTGGTGGCGATGACATAGCCGAAGCATTGGCTTTATTGGGTGTGCGTCCAGTATGGGACGGTGCAGCCCGAAGGGTAGTAGATTTAGAAATATTGCCTTTGAGCATCTTAGGCAGACCTCGTGTAGATGTCACCTTGCGAGTTTCCGGCTTCTTCCGTGATGCTTTCCCCAACTTAATGGATTTATTCGAGCAAGCAGTTAACGCCGTCGCCGCCCTAGATGAACCAGAAGACCAAAACCCCCTAGCAGCCCAAGTCCGCCAAGACACTGAGTCGTGGATACAACAAGGTATAAGCCCAGACATTGCCTTAGAGCGATCGCGCTACCGCCTCTTTGGTTCCAAACCAGGCGCTTACGGCGCAGGACTCCAAGGCTTAATCGAATCACAAAACTGGCAAGACGACCAAGACTTAGCCAACGCCTACATTAACTGGAGTTGCTACGCCTATTCTTCCGTCAACAGTCAACAGTCAACAGGAGCCAGTGCTGTGGGCGGCTCTGCCGACTTGAAGCAACTGGCGTTCAACAGCCCCGAAGCCTTTACCCAACGCTTGGCACAGATGCAAATCGTTCTCCACAATCAAGACAATCGGGAACATGATTTACTTGATTCTGACGATTATTATCAATTTCAAGGTGGTTTGACGGCGGCTGTACGCTCTCTGCAAGGAAAGAATCCCACAACCTATTTCGGCGATAATTCCCAGCCATCCCAACCACGAGTCCGCCAACTGCGTGAGGAAATTACTAGAGTGTATCGATCGCGTGTAGTTAATCCTAAGTGGATTGAAGGTATGATGCGCCACGGGTATAAGGGGGCATTTGAGATGGCTGCAACCGTAGATTTTCTTTTTGCCTATGATGCCACTACTAAGTGCGTAGAAGACTATATGTATCAAGGTGTCATGGAAGCATACTTGCTTGATCCGGTGGTTGCGGCATATATTGAAGATAAAAACCCCCATGCACTGCGTGATATTGCTGAACGATTATTAGAAGCACACAAACGTGGTTTATGGGAAGATGTAGATACACAAATACTGGAAAATTTACGTAATTTAGTACATCAAGCTGAAGCAACCATCGAAGAAAAATAAGTGGTGTAGTCAACAAATATGGACAACTTAGCGTACTTGCAACTAGCTTTCGCCTACGAAGGCAGCGAACCCAGTGAATTGGTGTCTTTAAGCTACTTACTAAACAAAGCAGCAACACCAGACTGGAAACGGCTATCAAGTAGAGCTTGGAAGCATATGTTACCCCTCGCGCTCATCTTATCTATTCTCAGTAGCGTTAGTAGTGCCTGGGCATTGGAAAGAGGGGATCAAGGGCCTTCTGTGCGAAATCTCCAACAAAAGCTAAAACTAGCAGGCTTTTATCAAGCTCCTGTAACTCAGGTGTATGATTTCTCTACAGAAGAAGGGGTGCGACGCTTTCAAGAGGCGGCTGGTTTACCAGTTGATGGCGTTGCAGGAGCCAGCACTATAGAAAAATTAAACCAGTGGCGCTCATCTCCAGTAGCTAACCAAACTCAAAACTTTACTACTGTTAGCACGCCGACTAGACGAAATATTACAACTGCGGCCAACACACAAACTAGAAAAAATACAACTACTGCAACCACATCAACTAAAAGAAGCACTACAACTGCGGCCAACACACAAACTAGAAAAAATACAACTACTGCAACCACCAATAAGCGCCGTAGTCCTAATTACCTTGTTAAAGGTGATGAGGGTGAAGATGTAAGAGCGCTGCAACAACGCTTGCGAGTAGCAGGTTTCTATTACGGTAACGCTACAGGTATATTTGGCCCCATCACTGAAGAAGCGGTAAAAAAATTCCAAACCGCTTATAAGTTGGATGCTGATGGTATTGTTGGGCCTGCTACACTCAGCAAATTACCACCAGTGGGTATTGGTGGAGAAAATCCTTCTCAACCAGTAAGTACAAAAGATACACTTACTGTAGGCGATCGCGGTGAACCTGTGCGTGTTCTCCAAGACCAATTAATTAGAGCCGGCTATTTACAAGGACAGCCAAATGGTTATTTTGGCCCCTACACAGCAGAGGCTGTAAAAAGATTTCAAGCTGCTAATTATCTAGCTGTAAGCGGTATTGCAGGCCCTACTACTAGAGCAAAATTACATAGCTTAGTGAGTAAAACTCCCAAAAGCGATTTTAACGTTTTAGAAATTCAAAGACGATTACAAGCCAGGGGTTTCTATAAAGGACAGCTTAACGGAGTCATGGCTGATGATACAAAAAAAGCCATCAAACAAGCCCAAGAATTTTACGGTATTAGCCTCAATGACGTGAGAAGCGGAAATTTTTAGTCTCCGCTTCGGTGTTTTCAAGATGATTCTTTAACAGTTTGCTTACCTCCGATAACAACTACCGAGAAATCCCTCAAAATTTCACTTTTTACGTGAATTTGAGTAACTCTTCCTTGTTATCATGTCCAGGTGCTAGAGTGGCATAAGCGCACGCTGGCACTTGGGACACACTGCATGAATTGTCATTTGGCAGTCAAGCAGATGAAAGCCTTCCTTTTGTGCAGTTTTTGCACCAATTTTTAAAATTGAATCGTTTTTAAATTCAATTGTAGCGTTACATTTGACACAAATCAGGTGATGGTGGTGATGGGGGTAAGGTTGGTTAATCTCGTAGTGCTTGTGTCCTTCGCCTAGTTCCAATTCACGTAGTATCCCCATCCGAGCCATCAACTTCAAAGTCCGGTAGATAGTTGAGAGGCTAATACCTTCACCGTCAGTGTCTAAACGATGATATAAATCTTCCGCACTCAGGTGTTCACCTTGAGGAAGTTCTTGAAATATATGTAATATAGTTTCCCTTTGAGGTGTTAAACGCCAGCCTCTTTCGTTTAATTCTGCCTTAAGTGAAGTAGTTGTGTAGACAGTCATAATAGTTTTTCTCAACAAAGCTTGTTAGTTGAGAATATAACAAATATTTGGAGCGATTTGCAACAAACATATCTTATTGAGAATAATTATTAAACCTTTAACATAACTTAATTAAATCTACATACAAAAATTAAGCAATAATGCTGCCCACAAACAATGCAAAACTCAAAATGGAGAATTTTGAGTTTTGCACCTTGAATTTTGAATTGTTAGTTATATAAGCATTGTGAATATTAATGGCATATTCATCTTAATACTTACATTTTTATTCTCGCAAACAAGAGTTTGCACAAATACATTTTTATTAATTGCAAAAATTCCTTATAAGCAACTGGTAGCTATTAATTTAGTGATAAGCAAATAAATAGTCCAGAGTCAATAATCTATAGTATTAATTTTACTCACTATTGACCCTTACGGGTTCGCCCTTTGGGTTCGCCAGTTCCCTACGGCGGGAAACCCGCCTACAGGACTGGCTCACTATTGACTATTGACTATTGACTATAAAATTAGCTCAAAGACTCCAAATAGTCTCTAATCAGGTTACGGCGCTTGGGTTGGCGTAGCTTTTGCAAGGCTTTGGATTCGATTTGGCGTACTCGTTCCCGTGATAAATCTAAAGCGCGGCCAATTTCTGCTAATGAGTAAGGATGACCATCAGCTAAACCAAAACGCATCAAAATTACATCACGCTCACGGCTGGTTAAATCAGCTAATAAATGTTGCAAGTCTCTTTGTAAAGATTCTCGCATTAACATTTCTTCAGGTGTTACACCATCAGTTTCTAATAATTCGCCTAATTCGGTGTCTTTATCTTTACCGACTTTAGTTTCTAAAGAAACAGAACGGGGTACTCTCAAGAGAACTTCCCGTACTTGAGAGGGTGTCATATCTAACTCAATTGCTAGGTCTTCTAAGGTAGGAGTGCGACCTTTTTCTTGAGCAATTTTACGTTGAGCTTTTTTAATTTTGTTTAATTTTTCTGTAATATGAACAGGGAGGCGAATTGTCCGGCTAGAAGTTGCGATCGCTCTTGTAATCCCCTGACGAATCCACCAGTAGGCATAGGTACTAAAACGATATCCTTTAGTGGGGTCAAATTTCTCTACAGCTCGTTCTAAGCCAAGAGTACCTTCTTGCACTAAATCTAGTAATTCTAAACCCCGATTTTGATATTTCTTAGCAACAGACACAACTAAGCGCAAATTCGCCTTAA harbors:
- the tmk gene encoding dTMP kinase, producing the protein MGGKFIVFEGVEGCGKTSQMQLCAEWLQSLGSSVFLTREPGGTELGIDLRRLLLQKSEDKPISEVTELLLYAADRSQHVAQELKPQLAQGKYVLCDRYIDSTIAYQGYGRGLEMNLIHQLNNIATGGLSSDITIWLDVDVEVGLARKRGENVGLDRIEQETMAFHRRVQQGYADLAKSSSSRIIRIDGSLSKESVHKNIQEILSIHLKKLP
- a CDS encoding NAD(P)/FAD-dependent oxidoreductase, with the translated sequence MEVSVENNAPHQVVIVGGGFGGLYTAKTLDTANVNITLIDKRNFHLFQPLLYQVATGTLSPADISSPLRSVLRKSKNTQVLLGEVKDIDPKGQKVILDDQVVHYDTLVVATGANHSYFGKDNWKDIAPGLKTVEDAIEIRRRIFSAFEAAEKATDPETRHTLLTFVIVGAGPTGVELAGAIAELAYKTLKEDFRNIDTSETKILLLQGGDRILPHIAPELSQVAQESLQSLGVIIHTNTRVTNIENDTVTFKQDGEIKQITSKTILWAAGVKGSPMGQILAERTDVECDHAGRVIVEPDLTIRGYKNIFVVGDLGNFSHQNGKPLPGVAPVAKQQGEYVAKLIKRRLKGRTLPEFHYNDVGNLAMIGQNLAVVDLGFIKLQGFLGWIFWLLVHIYFLIEFDTKILVVFQWGWNYITRNRRSRLITGREAFVEVKTANLNSDTAT
- a CDS encoding GAF domain-containing sensor histidine kinase, encoding MLSSPDLSFSRNLPLVVFNQLGELLQQMAQSVETTTLLLTEALLSRVRAPKEWQSQRFTLLVSERFSALLLGNWEQTEVESQTWVVAMPPSTNPNVTGIRANQEEEVYSSINTPPWLNTALTQVNASLTFNSEAIASFVSKLRDLFRHDSYTHQHLERYRQILKPNDATLQSQFTLLLLEHLLPKQSEEVTASPSVNNQQEVYACQAVEDALKKQISQERLLNQVNTQIRKSLDLPVIMATAIAQVREFLELDRLVIYKFEGAKVKNQNSTPPQTQDWQKYEGCIVYEALATEAVPSVLHYQEQTCFGRSSSCWEKYRQGFTLVIDDVEKAYALEECLLNFLRESQVRAKLVAPIIFEDKLWGLLIAHQCYSTRQWSESDKNLLISVAEQLAIAIHQAELMRSLRDAARTLTQEKQTLEQRVIERTMALRDALLAAEAASRLRSEFLATISHELLTPLTYVIGMSSTLLRWPIGELSQRQRDYLQTIHDSGEHLLDMINDILDLSQIEAGKAVLNIGEFSLAQIAENTINSLLDKAISQQVNLKLDLQIDPRRDRFTADVTRIEQILWNLLTNAIKFTPEDGNVTLRIWVEDDTAIFQVEDTGIGIPEEQLPLLFEKFQQLDTPYRRRYEGTGLGLALTKQLVELHRGRIEVESTVGIGSIFTVWIPHQVIRE